AGCAGCCGCATCAGCAGGGACTGGCTCATTTTTGGGAGCATATGGCCTTCAAAGGAACTGAAAAGCGCAGTTCCTATCATATCATCAACAGACTTGAAAACGTAGGGGGTGAACTTAACGCCTACACAACCAAAGAAAAGATCTGCTTTCATGCATCCGTCCTGGACGATCATTTTGAAAAGGCGACGGATCTGCTGGCGGATATAGCTTTTCATTCGGTTTTCCCGGAGAAGCAGCTTGAGCGGGAAAGGAACGTGATTCTGGAAGAAATGTCCATGTATCTGGATTCTCCGGAAGATGCCATTCAGGATGATTTTGACCAGCTGGTATTTCCTGATCATGCATTGGGAAATAATATTCTGGGCACCATCGAAACCGTTAACTCCTTCGGAAGGGAGCATCTCTTTGAATTTATCAATCAAAATATCGATACCGAACGGATTGTTTTTTCTTCCGTCAGCCGCCTGCCTTTTACAAAGGTTATTCGCGTGGCGGAGAAGTATCTGGGAGAAATTGAGCATCGTACTACATCCAGGATTAGAAAAGCTCCTGATTCGTATGTTCCCGTAACCCAGAAAAAAGAGAAGTCCATTACGCAAGCCCAGTGCGCCATGGGACAACCCGCTTATCCCTTGCAGGATGATAAACGACTTCCGTTTTTCATGCTTGTGAATTTGTTGGGTGGCCCTGGCATGAACTCCCGGTTTAATTTGTCGCTCCGCGAAAAATATGGGTTTGTATATTCCATTGAAGGGAATTACACGCCTTATCTGGATACAGGTTTTATGGGCATATTTTTCGGTACTGAGCACAAGCAGCTTTCCAAAAGCATTTCGCTGATCAACAAGGAATTGAAAAGAATCAGAGAAGTACCGTTGACAACATTGCAACTTCACCAGACAAAGGTGCAGCTCATGGGCCAGCTGGCCATGTCGGAAGAAAGCAATATGAGCTTTATGCTGATGATGGCCAAGAGCCTGATTGATACCGGTCGGGTAGATTCACTTCCGGAGATATTCGCGGAGATACAGCAAATTTCATCCCTGCAGTTGCAGGATATTGCACAGGAGATGTTCAATGAGCAAAATTTCAGTTATCTGACCTTCCTTCCAGAACAGGATTAATGGCTGGGGGTAACTGTTAAGTCAAACCTGATTTGAAAGGTACCTGTATTTAAATTGCTGGAAGCCAGATACCCAGGCTTGACTCTTTCCCGATAACCTAACACTGCGTTACCAACCGCCTTCTGTATATTCTGAGGGCGGTTTTTTACATCCGTTTTGCGGAAAAGTAGCCTTTCCAGGGTGTTTTTGCGTAAACTATATGTGATTACACCAATTATTCTGACTATTTCGTGATGCGTGCAAATTATTATTTAAAAAGTTATTGCCGATTCTTTTGTATTAATTTTCTCCTTGTACTTGGTTTAGTTTCCGGACACCGGGTGCTTGCTCAAAATACTGCAAATCCCTACCAGCCTGCTGCCCAGCCCGACAGGATTATCCTGAATGTTACGCAGGATCCGTCCACCTCTATGGGTGTTAACTGGCGTACAAGCGATTCGGTAAAAGAAAGTTTTGCCGAGATTGCGATCGCAAGCCCTGATCCGCGTTTTGTAAACAAAGTCAAAAAAAATACCGCCAAAACCGAAACCTTACAACTCGAAGGTATCCTGGCAAGTTATCATTCGGTCGTTTTTGACAACCTGGTCCCCAATACCAAATATGCCTACCGCGTAGGGCAGGGTGAAACCTGGAGCGAATGGATTCATTTTAATACCGCTGGGAAACCGGGCGAAAAATTTTCGTTTATCTATTATGGTGACGTGCAGACCAATATCCGTTCATTATGGTCGCGCGTAGCACGTGACGCTTATGCAAAAGCTCCGGATGCCGTATTGATGATGTATGCGGGAGATCTTATCAACCGTGCTAACCGGGATGTGGAATGGGGCGACTGGTTTGAGGCGGGTGGTTTTATTCACAGTATGATTCCGGGATTTCCTTCGCCGGGTAATCACGACCACTATGACGGCCCGGATGGCAAAACGCTGACTTCCATTTTCTGGCGTCCACAGTTTGTACTTCCTGAAAATGGTCCTGCTGGATTGGAAGAAACATGTTATTATTCAGACATTCAAGGGATGCGTTTCATTTCGCTGAATTCGGATCTGGCCGAAGAGTCGGACGAGTTCCTGGAGAAACAAAAGGTCTGGATGGAAAAGGTATTAAGTAACAACCCAAACCGCTGGACCTGCGTAACTTTTCATCATCCCATTTATTCGCCCAAGTCGACAAGGGACAATAAGCGCATGCGTGAAACTTTTAAACCGCTTTTTGATCAATATAAAGTTGACCTGGTACTCCAGGGGCACGATCATACCTATGCCCGCGGAATGGCGAAAATCCCGATGGCAAAGAAAGGAGAAACCTCAGGAACCATGTATGTGGTATCTGTGAGCGGACCTAAAATGACTGATTCCAATGTAGAAAAGCGTGACTGGATGGATCGTTCAGCGCTTTACACCCAGTTGTACCATGTCGTAAAGGTAGAAAAGGATAAACTTACCTTTGAAAGTTATACGGCTACCGGAGAGCTTTACGATGCTTTTGATCTTTTAAAACAAAAGGGAAAAATTAATAAACTTGTTGACAGGATACCTGCCAATGTTCCTGAGAGAAGATAAGATTGGATTTTTGCTGTTCAAAGTTTAAAACAGAAATAATGAAAACCTATTGTTTATTCCTGAGCCTGGTGATATTTGCCTGCAATACTGCAAAAAAGGAAGAATCGAAATCAGACGAATTCCCACCTGAGCTTACCAATTTTGAAGCATATAGCGGAAATCCGTTATTCGAAGGTGCTGGTGATTCGCTGAAATGGGATGAGAAAATCAGAGAGCGTGGTTTCATTCTTAAAGAAGATAGTACCTGGTATATGTGGTATACCGGATATACCCGTAAAACGGGTGACGAAATAAAGTACCTTGGCCTGGCCACCTCACCAGACGGATTGAAATGGACACGATATACCGGAAATCCTATCTATACAAAGCTTTGGGTTGAGGATGTATTCGTAATGAAATCGGACAGCCTGTATTATATGTTTGCAGAAAGCAAGAATGATCTGGCACATCTGTTGACTTCCGCCGACAAAATTAACTGGACTGATCAGGGAGAGCTGGATATCCGGCTGAAAAATGGGCAGCCAATAGAAAAGGGCCCGCGGGGAACACCATCTGTCTGGAAAGAAGGAGATACCTGGTATCTGTTTTACGAAAGGAATGATGCCGCCGTCTGGCTGGCTACCTCGAAGGACTTAAAAACCTGGACCAATTATCAGGATGAACCCGTTCTTGAGTGCGGGCCGGGGGAATATGACCGGTATGCGGTTGCAATGAATCAAATTGTCAAACATAACGGGCGCTATTATGCTTATTATCATGCTTCGGCTTTTAAGGACTGGCATGAGTGGTCTACCAATATAGCCGTGTCTGAGGACCTGATCCATTGGAAAAAGTACGACAAAAATCCCATACTGCGGGATGATACTTCCAGTGGCTTAGTGGTAAACGATGGTAAGCAATACCGG
This portion of the Dyadobacter sp. CECT 9275 genome encodes:
- a CDS encoding M16 family metallopeptidase, translated to MKRNSIRKQIIPKASSLLLTEEYQLHTLANGIRIAHKQVPYTQIAHCGIMLDIGSRDEQPHQQGLAHFWEHMAFKGTEKRSSYHIINRLENVGGELNAYTTKEKICFHASVLDDHFEKATDLLADIAFHSVFPEKQLERERNVILEEMSMYLDSPEDAIQDDFDQLVFPDHALGNNILGTIETVNSFGREHLFEFINQNIDTERIVFSSVSRLPFTKVIRVAEKYLGEIEHRTTSRIRKAPDSYVPVTQKKEKSITQAQCAMGQPAYPLQDDKRLPFFMLVNLLGGPGMNSRFNLSLREKYGFVYSIEGNYTPYLDTGFMGIFFGTEHKQLSKSISLINKELKRIREVPLTTLQLHQTKVQLMGQLAMSEESNMSFMLMMAKSLIDTGRVDSLPEIFAEIQQISSLQLQDIAQEMFNEQNFSYLTFLPEQD
- a CDS encoding purple acid phosphatase family protein, with protein sequence MLAQNTANPYQPAAQPDRIILNVTQDPSTSMGVNWRTSDSVKESFAEIAIASPDPRFVNKVKKNTAKTETLQLEGILASYHSVVFDNLVPNTKYAYRVGQGETWSEWIHFNTAGKPGEKFSFIYYGDVQTNIRSLWSRVARDAYAKAPDAVLMMYAGDLINRANRDVEWGDWFEAGGFIHSMIPGFPSPGNHDHYDGPDGKTLTSIFWRPQFVLPENGPAGLEETCYYSDIQGMRFISLNSDLAEESDEFLEKQKVWMEKVLSNNPNRWTCVTFHHPIYSPKSTRDNKRMRETFKPLFDQYKVDLVLQGHDHTYARGMAKIPMAKKGETSGTMYVVSVSGPKMTDSNVEKRDWMDRSALYTQLYHVVKVEKDKLTFESYTATGELYDAFDLLKQKGKINKLVDRIPANVPERR
- a CDS encoding glycoside hydrolase family protein; amino-acid sequence: MKTYCLFLSLVIFACNTAKKEESKSDEFPPELTNFEAYSGNPLFEGAGDSLKWDEKIRERGFILKEDSTWYMWYTGYTRKTGDEIKYLGLATSPDGLKWTRYTGNPIYTKLWVEDVFVMKSDSLYYMFAESKNDLAHLLTSADKINWTDQGELDIRLKNGQPIEKGPRGTPSVWKEGDTWYLFYERNDAAVWLATSKDLKTWTNYQDEPVLECGPGEYDRYAVAMNQIVKHNGRYYAYYHASAFKDWHEWSTNIAVSEDLIHWKKYDKNPILRDDTSSGLVVNDGKQYRLYTMHPAVKVYFPKGN